The window CTATTGAAGGATGCAAAAGAGATTGAGGTTAACACGCCTTATGGCAAGCCAAGCTCTCTATTAACTATAGGCAAAATAGAAGGAGTTGATGTTGTTATTTTGTCAAGGCATGGAAGAAAACACCAGATAATGCCTACAAATGTTCCTAATCAGGCTAATATTCATGCCCTAAAAGAGCAGGGCTGCACTCATATTTTGGTTTCCAGCGCTGCCGGCTCATTAAGAGAAGACATAAAGCCAGGCGATTTTGTTATTGTTGATCAGTTTATTGACAGGACTACAAAAAGAAAATCAACTTTTTACGAGAAAGACCATGTCTGCCATATACCAATGGCAGAGCCTTTCTGCAGCCATTTAAGAGAATTATTGTATGATTCAGCAAAGGAATTAAAATTCAGAGCTCATGAAAAAGGGACCGTTATCACAATTGAAGGCCCAAGGTTCAGCACAAA is drawn from Candidatus Melainabacteria bacterium RIFOXYA2_FULL_32_9 and contains these coding sequences:
- a CDS encoding 5'-methylthioadenosine phosphorylase (catalyzes the reversible phosphorolysis of 5'-deoxy-5'- methylthioadenosine (MTA) to adenine and 5-methylthio-D-ribose-1- phosphate; Sulfolobus solfataricus has two 5'-methylthioadenosine phosphorylases; 5'-methylthioadenosine phosphorylase II has a higher affinity for 5'-deoxy-5'-methylthioadenosine) is translated as MVKIGIIGGSGLEDPKLLKDAKEIEVNTPYGKPSSLLTIGKIEGVDVVILSRHGRKHQIMPTNVPNQANIHALKEQGCTHILVSSAAGSLREDIKPGDFVIVDQFIDRTTKRKSTFYEKDHVCHIPMAEPFCSHLRELLYDSAKELKFRAHEKGTVITIEGPRFST